GGCACCAACACCTGACCGACCTTGTCCGTCAAACCCATCTGGTTCGCCCGCTCGATCAGGCTGGTCTTGACGCGTCCTTCAAACCCTGCGTAGGTATGGATCACATACCAGCTTTTATTCATCGCGCTCCCTCGGGAACAACAGCAGCCGCACGCGTACGAGAGCGGAGCCCGGACCCGCCTTCTACCGTGCTCGCGTTATATGATCTTGCTTATGAGCCAAACAAGGAACGTGTCCACGATGGAGAGATAAAACGACATAATGATGCAAAACACGATGACGACGGTGGTCGATCCCGTCGTCTCGCCCCTGGTAGGGAACGAGACCTTTCTGACTTCCGCGCGAACGTCGGTCAAAAATTCAACGACCGACGCCCAAAGCTTTTTGAACATATGCACTCCTGTTGACGGAAAGCCGCCGCTTACAGACTCTGCCTCTCGCGCCTTATGCTCGATCCATCGCGAGCGCTTGCGCGAGGTCAGCCCGCTTTGGCAGGGGCACCAGGAATCGAACCCGGACCTTCGGTTTTGGAGACCGACGTGCTAGCCGTTGAACACCATGCCCCTGCGAAGACGTGACACGTGATCCGTAACGCGTGAGGCGTAAGAAGACCCGCGCCCGTGCGATCCCTTCCTATCCATCACGGATTACGCATCACGCATCACGTCATTTGACTTCTTTGTGAGACGTGTGCTTGCGGCAGAAGCGGCAGAACTTTTTCCGTTCGAGCCGATCCGGGTCGTTCTTTTTATTCTTCATCGTCGAATAATTTCGCTGTTTGCAGACCGAACAGGCCATATCGATGATTTCGCGCATCTTCTACTCGTAAGGCGTGAGGCGTGAAGCGTGAAGCGATGGCATCGTGCCTGATTTCATCTCCTCACCCCTCATCCCTTGCCCCTTACGCTCCCCATTCGCATTACGCCAGGATTTCGGTGACGATGCCCGAGCCGACGGTCTTGCCGCCCTCCCGGATCGCAAACCGCAGCCCCTGATCCATCGCAATCGGCGAAATCAGCTCCGCCGTGATGCTCACATTGTCCCCCGGCATCACCATCTCCACCCCCGGATTCAACTGCACCACCCCCGTCACATCCGTCGTCCGGAAGTAGAACTGCGGCCGATACCCGTTGAAGAACGGCGTGTGCCGCCCCCCCTCCTCCTTCGTCAATACATACACCTCGGCCTTGAACTTCGTGTGCGGTGTGATGCTCCCCGGCTTCGCCAGCACCATCCCCCGCTCCACCTCTTCCTTCTTCGTCCCCCGCAACAGCACCCCGATGTTGTCCCCCGCCTGTCCCTCGTCCAGCACCTTGCGGAACATCTCCACCCCGGTCACCACCGTCTTTTGTGTCGGCCGCAGCCCCACGATCTCCACCTCGTCGCCCACCTTCACCACCCCTCGCTCGCACCGGCCCGTCACCACTGTGCCCCGCCCGCTGATCGTGAACACGTCCTCGATCGGCATCAAAAACGGCTTGTCGATCGGCCGCACCGGCGTCGGAATGTACGTGTCGATGGCCTCCAACAACTTCAAGATCGCCGGCACCCCCAGCGGCCCCTGATCCCCCTCCAACGCCTTCAACGCCGAGCCCTGAATGATCGGAATCTTGTCCCCCGGAAACTCATACTTGCTCAACAGCTCCCGCACCTCCAGCTCCACCAGGTCCAACAGCTCCTTGTCGTCCACCTTGTCCGCCTTGTTCAAAAACACCACCATGTAGGGCACCCCCACCTGGCGCGCCAACAGAATGTGTTCCCGCGTCTGCGGCATCGGCCCGTCCGCCGCGCTCACCACCAAAATCGCCCCGTCCATCTGCGCCGCCCCGGTGATCATGTTCTTGACGTAGTCGGCGTGCCCCGGACAGTCCACGTGCGCATAGTGGCGCTTCTCGGTCTCGTACTCCACGTGCGAAATGGCGATCGTCAAAATCTTCGTCGGGTCGCGCCGGCCCTGCGACTCGCTGGCCTTGGCCACTTCGTCGTAACTGACGAACTTGGCCATGCCCTGGTCGCTGCAGACTTTCGTCAAGGCCGACGTCAGCGTCGTCTTGCCGTGGTCCACGTGCCCGATCGTCCCCACATTGACGTGGGGCTTCCGCCGCTCAAATTTCGCCTTCGCCATACTTCACTCCCTTTGGTTATGCGGCTTCCAAAAAATTGCCCTGCAGTGCTCCTCTCATGGCGCCCATCGCTAGCGCTCCGGTCGTAAATCAGCCAGACAAAAGCCCGGAATACTTGCGGCGTTCATCAGGTCGCCAAGAACCCACGCTGCTTCCGGTCAAGCAAGCAACAATTCTGAACCCGATGCTTGAGGCACCTATTTTCCGTCGCGCATTATCAATGAGCGCTCCGGGCCGAGCTAGCTCGGTTTGGAGCCCACGACGCGGATCGAACGCGTGACCTCGTCCTTACCAAGGACGTGCTCTGCCAACTGAGCTACGTGGGCCTTTCAGCTTCGCCTCGCGTCGTTCACAACTCGTGAAGCGTATCTCGCTATCTCCAGGACTCTTTCTTTCATGCGCTTCATGCTTCACGAATAACGTTTCACGCCTTAACGTTTTCTTTAAGAAGCGGGCAATGGGATTTGAACCGCGTTCCGTCGCTGGCTCGGCCGTATGGCGTTTATCCCGTCATCAAGACCATCGACATGGCTCCGGGTCGAGCGAACAACAAGCCAAGGAACCATGACCTTGCGGCGCTTATCCGCTCAGCAAGAACCATCACATGGCTTCGCGGTCGGGCCAAGCAAGGTATGGAGCGGGCGACGGGATTTGAACCCGCGACAGCCAGCTTGGAAGGCTGGAACTCTACCACTGAGCTACGCCCGCCCAACGATCATCCCACGTGAAGTCTTACCCGACCGCTACACATGACAATCAATAGGCTTCAGGTTGCCGTCACGAGCGCGCCTGGCACGAAAACCCAGGCCATCGACTCGCGGTGTTTATCCCATCGCGTACATTTACTGGGTCGAGCCGGCAGACCTACAAAGCCATTAAAACTCAACAGCGGTGCTTTTCCGGTCGCCCGGAACCATTATAAGGGCTCCCGGTCGAGCAAGCTCGGTTTGGTGGGCAGGCAAGGATTCGAACCTTGGAAGCCGATGGCAACAGATTTACAGTCTGCCCCCTTTGTCCACTTGGGTACCTGCCCATGTGTGTCGGTGACGGTTTGC
This DNA window, taken from Nitrospirota bacterium, encodes the following:
- the secE gene encoding preprotein translocase subunit SecE, which encodes MFKKLWASVVEFLTDVRAEVRKVSFPTRGETTGSTTVVIVFCIIMSFYLSIVDTFLVWLISKII
- the rpmG gene encoding 50S ribosomal protein L33, coding for MREIIDMACSVCKQRNYSTMKNKKNDPDRLERKKFCRFCRKHTSHKEVK
- the tuf gene encoding elongation factor Tu, giving the protein MAKAKFERRKPHVNVGTIGHVDHGKTTLTSALTKVCSDQGMAKFVSYDEVAKASESQGRRDPTKILTIAISHVEYETEKRHYAHVDCPGHADYVKNMITGAAQMDGAILVVSAADGPMPQTREHILLARQVGVPYMVVFLNKADKVDDKELLDLVELEVRELLSKYEFPGDKIPIIQGSALKALEGDQGPLGVPAILKLLEAIDTYIPTPVRPIDKPFLMPIEDVFTISGRGTVVTGRCERGVVKVGDEVEIVGLRPTQKTVVTGVEMFRKVLDEGQAGDNIGVLLRGTKKEEVERGMVLAKPGSITPHTKFKAEVYVLTKEEGGRHTPFFNGYRPQFYFRTTDVTGVVQLNPGVEMVMPGDNVSITAELISPIAMDQGLRFAIREGGKTVGSGIVTEILA